CGCTGGTGCCTGCATGCCTCGAGTCACCGGATTGCGACCACAGCTGCGGTCGTTGCCTGAGTTTCCCCGCCAGCTGTTCTGGGTCTACTTTGGAGTCACCGGATTCTGCATCATCGCTTTCGGAACCATGAGTTTTGTGTTCGCCGAGGAACTCGCATCCGGAACTCGGCTCGCGAGAGCGTTCTGCTTCTTGGTTGGATCATTTTGGCTTCTGCGATGCGGAGTCGCTTGTTTCGTTTTCGATCTTCGGCCGTTCCTCACTTCGACGGTGAGACGGTGGGGGCATGCTTTGCTGAACCTAACCTTCGCCTTGCTCACTTTGGTTTACCTCTGGGCAGCGATCTTTGGAGGTGCTTTATGATTCCGTTGCTTCCGCGTTTAGTCACAGACGTTGCCGGCACTATCAAACGACGAGTTCTCGTCAACTTCAGGGTCGACGCATCCCAAGCCGTGCGCCAGTTGCCTCCGCCCTTTCGTCCGCAGCTGGTTCGCGGCCATGCTCTCGTGGGGATTTGTTTGATCCGACTCGAGCACCTGCGTCCGACCGGCATCCCCGAGTGTTTTGGTCTGGCTTCAGAGAATGCCGCTCATCGGATCGCAGTGGAATGGACCCGCGAAGGACGTATGCATCAGGGGGTCTTTGTGGCTCGCCGCCACACCGATTCGACCCTCAACGATTGGGCAGGGGGTAGAATCTTTCCGGGAGTGCATCAGAAGGCCAGTTTCGAGTGTGATCAAACGGGGGACCGCCTGCGCGTCGCACTGACTTCGGCAGGCGCTGGCGATCCTGAACGAATCGAGTTATCGGCACGGCTTTCGGAAAGCGTTCCATCGACTTCTGTCTTCGCC
This genomic window from Verrucomicrobiales bacterium contains:
- a CDS encoding DUF2071 domain-containing protein, whose protein sequence is MIPLLPRLVTDVAGTIKRRVLVNFRVDASQAVRQLPPPFRPQLVRGHALVGICLIRLEHLRPTGIPECFGLASENAAHRIAVEWTREGRMHQGVFVARRHTDSTLNDWAGGRIFPGVHQKASFECDQTGDRLRVALTSAGAGDPERIELSARLSESVPSTSVFANLGEASDFFRNGCAGWSIAQDGITLEGAQLEASNWELQPLTVEHVHSSLLEEWFGTVGSGLEFDSAFLMQEVPHRWFSLGKWPGPPPSQVIRRRPSHGRRHAALFELP